The Plasmodium cynomolgi strain B DNA, chromosome 5, whole genome shotgun sequence genome segment ACATTCATTTACCTATTACACTCGcaattttttagaatataattatatattttgaaaaatggatGTTTTATAAAAGATTTACCAACCCCCTGAACCCTGTAATAATCTAAGGTcgttacacaaaaaataaaatgcaatgTTGCTAATGTGTCTACTGATATACCTAAATtgttttccccaattttttatttaaatcaatacaaaaaggaaaaacaaactaTAATAACGATTAAATGATAGAGAATGGGGCATGTTACAGTCTCGTTTTATGCTCCAAAGACAGATTTGACTGATACAATTTGTTTAGAGAAATATCTTAACATTTTGGGTGATGCTAAGAACAAAATCAAGGAATTGTTCCCCGAATTAAGTACAAATTTGTCCGAAGAATGCGCTGCATTTAAGAAATATctagaaggggaaaaaggtaaattaaaagaatGTTACCAAAAAACATTgttaccattttttctgGATAATGATGTTGAtctaaaaaatacaatacaAAAGTGTACTAacaattttcaaaatgctAGAAATTCAGTAGATCAAGATAAGCCTAAGGGTGAAGTAGTCCAtgcaacaaaattttcttgtACAGAGAAAGAAAATTGTAGTCCAGGAACTGCAACATCAGAAGtcgaaacaaaattaaaaattttagtacAATCATCCGCAGTCGGAAAGTTAGGAGAACCTGGAACCCCAGAAAAAAGTATAATTcatgctgcaaaaaaaaatttaataattgcAGATACAACAGCTGGACCCCGACAGAGCCTAACGGCAcctgttaattttgttaaaactTGTCATGAAACAATTGAATCTGTATTTATTCGTCCTTCGAGTAACTCTGGCTCATTATAGACTTACATATGACGTTTAACCGATATAGGTCCTCTCCAGCGTGATGTGTTAGTTGGTTCTACAACTACCCATTCCTTACAAAGTATTCCTAGTCAACGTCCTGATTCTACAGatacttatatattaaaaattttggatgAAAAACATGCTCATAGTAATCTACATATTCCTCAACCTATAGGTACTAGTCTTCATGAAGTGCCACCTGATAGTTATAACGCGATTGCTAGTCAACTTGGTAATAAATCCACGCATACTGAATTTCGCGGGGGTATACCTTATCCTCACAAAATTCATGATGGTGAAAATTCTGATAATGAAATGTCATGTGATGTGTATCTTTGCCATAAAACTACTAatgctaaaaaaatgtgttgtaAAGGCACCGTTAAACCGGTTCCTGGCGAATCTACCGTTAGGAAAACCTCTATTAGAGACACGCCTCATAATGCAGGAGATACTAGTGCAATGGTTAGACCAGTAGGTTCTGATACCCCCACTCTTCATGTTGAACCACCTACAAATTCTGgtaataatgcattttagtgcaaatttttaaatatttaatagaataacaaatatattattatgctcATAGttctgaaattttttcatcaatcaatgaacatttttaatggTTAAGTAAGTGCAGATGAAGGAACTTCCACTGTAAAGGGTGTTACAATAAACATATTAAGTGAATATGCCGGTGCAATACCAAATGAAACATATATCAGGTATTCCTTTATACCCGTGGCATTTCTTCTGTTATTGACATTAATTATTAAAGTAATCTGAAACTTATAGtattgtaaatattgttCATACacttttaattatataagtaaattaaattttaattatatgtatatatatatttttttttagttcacACCCTTGAGgaagttttttaaaagaaaaaaaaaaaaaaatgaaaaaatgataaacgAAAGATTACAGAGGATATTATACGATAATTCCAATTTAAGGCAAGGAAATACTTCATTGGCATATGGTGCTTTTGACTATGAATATAATtatcaaaattattattaaaatgttaCTTGTTCATATGTTCCATTAAATATTAAGCAATATTTGaagtaacattttttttagtattcatttttaattgtatttttgttaaattaatttataaatgatATCCTGATGTTTTCAAATGCATATAATTGTAAAACGATTAATTGGAAACTTGGATTACACTAGTGGTAATTATAATTCAACAGTACATAGTAGTGTCtttatttctaaatttttagTATTATAAATCCAGTGGAATTTTCTTAACACTTTATACACCAAAATGCTTTttgtttaatatatatattatacatatatatatattatgacTTTAATTCAAATGTGCATTATCCTTTTTGACgcttcataaattttttattaataaatatagaCCTGGcaactttgttttattttgtctgtttttatttttttggttaaCAGCAACactattttttgtcttttttccttaaaactATACgactaaaaaaattttaaacgaTAACATGTCGTGCATACAAGTTGTAAGAATAACTGACTgaataacgtaaaaaatgtaaaccaatagaggaaaaaatattatttaactccaaataaaacattttaagatattaaattattctattttttagtatacatttatttttactaaattaattttaaccTTAATTTTGCTCCCTCAAAAATTATCCAAATAGGTTTATCTAAAAACATTAGCCTCTTCTTTATGTacttataattatattattatattttattttttatatacaacGATTAATTCTATTTAACATACATTTCTGTGGTATTTATTTAAGCCGGAagcaaaatatgcaaaacTGATGATAtagtttaaatttttctaaaaacaTGTTTCTAATATATGGGAATTAATTGttttataaatgtaaaaGCATAAccgcaaaaatatttaaNCGTAGTGACCCTTTAATTAAGCATTGTCataataagaagaaaaaattgcacaaaagCAATagtatatacaaattttatttattcttataaTTGCTGGATTTAAtaggaaaattataaataggCTATTATCgaatttttcccatttatttcacttttatatatttcataaacaaccaaataaataatattatgcCTTGTAAAAAAACAGCGAAACCGGAATATCCGGAAAATAAGCTATGTAACCTATGGGTACATAGACATCCATTAAAAGCATTCTTCTTTGTATTACACTTCATAAAATAGgtaaatttcattttacgCGTAAATATATCAATACACAATAatgttaattttaattatatttactataaattaattttcgttaaaaataactttttttttcaattgtGTTTGTTCTATGTGTAAGAACGtcacttttttgtgtgaatTTTGTCAATTTACCACGTTCACATTTGAATGTGTGTTAGAACGATTGTTCATCTTGGAGTATAGATTTACTAGTATATTACCCGTTATGTtcataaatacatttttatctatatattaacaaatcAAAATTTCTGGCGTTACTATTTagaatatgtaaaaaataactatCAATGGCTCaactatttttattctacAATTTTGTGATAATAAGTTAGCAAATATTAAGAACGAATCgattttacataaaaaaatgaaacattcATTNNNNNNNNNNNNNNNNNNNNNNNNNNNNNNNNNNNNNNNNNNNNNNNNNNNNNNNNNNNNNNNNNNNNNNNNNNNNNNNNNNNNNNNNNNNNNNNNNNNNNNNNNNNNNNNNNNNNNNNNNNNNNNNNNNNNNNNNNNNNNNNNNNNNNNNNNNNNNNNNNNNNNNNNNNNNNNNNNNNNNNNNNNNNNNNNNNNNNNNNNNNNNNNNNNNNNNNNNNNNNNNNNNNNNNNNNNNNNNNNNNNNNNNNNNNNNNNNNNNNNNNNNNNNNNNNNNNNNNNNNNNNNNNNNNNNNNNNNNNNATAATTCAGATAGCTCATATGAGAATTCTGCTTAGGTATATCAAATGTTCTTcgaatcgttttttttcagtgcTTTCCTACTGATCCATGATCCAAGTGGTGTAAActattatataaatgaaaaatgtgaaacatgaataatatttcaatttcattattataaattaaaacagaaatatatgattaatataagaatttatttctattaaaaataatatttttaattactttaaaatatatgaaaaacatCATAATTGTCCCTAAACCTAAAACACCCAAGATGATCATCTTGAAAGTACTTTTCTGTAACATGCTGTATACTCCACTTAAAGTATTAATGTCTGCACTGTCATCATCTAATAAATTAGGAACTTGTAGCGAAGTAGTATTActcttcatattatttttaatcatatttCTAACTCTATTAATTGGAACCTTGTCTATTAGCTTCAATCCAATGACACCAGTTGTACGCACATTATGTTCTACACATGCCCCGCTAGACAATTTTACTGGTTTATCTTCTGGACATTGTGCTTCTTTTGTATCTTTGGCAGCTAATGTACTTTTACTTCCTAATTCCGAATGCGTGGTTgttacttcttcttcaccattGTTAATTGGTACACCTCTGGActtttcatcttcttcttcactgaAATGGAGATTATCcacattttcaaaagaaTATTTAGATGATGGAAATACCGAACAAAATCCAATACTGGATCCATAATCATCTTTTACCATAttacatttaaatatattatatcttAGACTACGTATTAAATCGGAATTGCCATAGTTTTCTTGACTTTctctaatttgtttttcgGTAAgtctttccccttcttccccaaTATCACAATTTAGCTTGTTTAAGAGAATCAACGGATTATATTTCCCATTACATTTAAAGTAATCACCACAATTCAAATAATTAATTCCACAGCATTTCTTTTGATTttctatgtattttttataaatttcattcacatatttacagtattcagaacatttttctttattagaCGAGTTGTTACAGTGAAAAATagtattataattattaaaatagtcatataaaattttctcttcctttttcttttcgaaATTAGTTTTAACTTCTATAGGACATTTATCCTTATTATTAGCATTTAGTAATTCGTTATAAATTTTAGATTCTACATCaataaatgaattaataATACGTTCACGATGCGCAGAATAACCCTGTTTCCctaatattttgtttaattcaTAATAAAACCAGTATGTAACGCTTAAACAGGCATCATGAGCGTTTTTTCCTATACTCTCAATAGTAggtaattcttttaaatttcttgcaaatttttggcaaaattttgtaatctcATCATTCGTAATATCTAGGGGGTTTACTTTAGCACAGTAGTTATCATAAGTGGTGTCAGTGATActttcatcaatttttttatataatttataagatggtaattttttataaatgtcttcctgaaaattaaaacagaaaaaaagttctATAAATGCACAGATATTTGTTTtaataaatgaatttttattgGCCTTCTGTAGACATGCAGCACTCAgataatacaaaattaataatatattttaaaaataaaaagtacatcATCATCagattttaaatttaaaaattcaaatcCAACTAGTGTCATGTTaagtatgtaaaaaaaggaactatatatttatgtgtattaatataataagaaaaagaacataaataaaatattcatatacaTAGATCAATGTAaccttaaaataaaaataagcatttttaagtatttttttcagttgtaatttgaaattatattatattgttACAGTAGCTACATGGCCTTATAAATAGTAAATCATTTACtagtaaataataaaataagcagTTGGCATATAATCCTCAATACTAATTTTAGTGTCataaaggaaataattatttctctAATCCTCAGTTTTTATATCTGTTATTTAGTTTTTTACTTgatatatgttaaaattaattatttctgactttcataaatattaagcgtcatttatatttaaatgattAATTCGTATattaatttgattttttttaagacatgctttaatgataaatattacatgttaaaataataaatattaacacAGAAATatgattgttttttttattatgccacaaaatatacaatttaattcatttatattaattttctttatgtatcattttattatataattaatgttTTGCAACATATTACTACataaatgttcatttttaagaaggaaaaaaatggaaactgAATGTTATGAATTATCAAATATCATtattgataaatatatattacataaacatactaaaattattattatgttaGTTTATTGTAAGACCTATTAAGTTGCGTAGCTACAAAGTAGTAGCACATTGTTTCACGTCTTATAAATATGGATACAATTTAAAGCATCGTTTTTGTCCCTACTCCTATGTACACcagataatatatatttttaatattaaatatataaatgttcaaaaaaaagagaaatttaattatttaaaaagtgtAGATAACATGTGGAATGTTTGTCTTATGCTGACTTGATAACGACTATTTCGATaataattcaaaaatgtaagataataaatatattttataaaatacgtTATTTCGaattattttgcttctctACACACAATATAAATTTTCATCtatgttatttatatatttatttttcttccctttttcatattgttaacacataaaaaattatagatattgaatgaaaaagtaaaatgatatataattGTTCCAATACATTTCTGTAGtcattttaaatgaatagATTTAAATCATATTATGCACTGTTCAAACAACTTAACTGCGTTAACTTCTTCAATCAATATCATAATGCTAATTGAAACTTTcataaaatgtattttatgaaatttttttatttgtacaaaataatgCATATCAACATTCGCAATTAATTATTGGCAAATtaagaacaaatttaaaataatttatttttattatcctcTACCTTAAATATATTCAACAGGGATAACATGAAattgaattatatttatttttaatatttaatatagaagtatttatcaaaataaatttactaCATAAAGTATGGAAATTTAAGTTTATAACCCATCAAATGTTTAATATATTGAAAGTAATAATCATGTTAAAATTACACATCCACGCCATGGACAATGCactttaatattattttccactttttcttttttataaaatgccattaccttaaaaatgaaatcatcgtttttattaactttttttttgcagatatGGTAGtataaaattgtcatattACGATATAATAATGATTATTATGCATGAATAACACACTTTTGAattcgtattttttccttattccACAAACATGATTTCTGTGCattgttttttattcaacATCGCACGTGAATTATTAtagagaataaaaatatttatttaatgaagtttttataaaacgttgcatatttataatcactgtaattatttaacaaaaatgatatgttcctttcgttttcacatatatgtgtacatttattttaacattcCTTCAACGTAAATTGCTCCTCTAAACAGTATAAGTAAAACTGTGCATGAACTGGTATTACTTTATGAGGCCTTTTCATGTCTATGTGTGCATAATGTATTGGAATATTCTGCACATATACAACAATTATTAACTTCgataaaatacatttttatttcatacTATTCTATTTAACTTGTTAAAgttaatgaataaataaatagacCCACGCATATGATAATTGAGTTAAAAAGCAGTATTCTTCATTCTTCATGCGAAGTGCTCTcctatttaaatataaataacgtggtcacataattttgtaaggTCGCTATAATAACTATAAGcgtaatttttccatttttgttaagaCACTGTCTATAAAAAGGATGATGTACGTTTGTTTTGCTTAAAcgttgaaataaaatttgatttattttatctaatTCAtcaatatgtattatttacatattcaGGGGTTATAACAtcaatttaaatataattacaaattatttatttttctttaaaacttaataatttaataagttttacacttttttttttttaagtaaaaataccacaatttttttatatataccaaACAGGTTGCAATAGTGCATTAatactacatatatataataataataacaacaatAACTTTGTAACGccatgtgtatattttttgctatttaaCATATATCATAATTGATAAtcaaatttaaacaaaaaataacataaaaaagggatgacATAATTTGAAGGGTGCGTGGCACAACTTATTACACATGCtttcataatatataacgttttcaaaaaaaaaaaaaataacaggtATTTAATCTTAACACCGTTTATATTCTTAAATAatgaatattatattataacttTTATACGgatggaaaattttccaaaaataatatgaaaattccTGACAaataccaaaaaaatgatgtaaaataaataacattaatttaaaaatggtgttgaaaatattccaaagacgactaaaaaaaaaataatataaaacaaaaatagtaaaatactaaaaatatcccattttggtgtaaattctcttttttgttgtatCTTCGTTATGTACAGAAGAACTTATAAGCAGGATTCACATGTCTTCCaaaatgaattaattttattttcacattttactttattcAAACGCTAGTACTTCTTAGGAACGGTGATAAGACAGACGAATTCTCTCGTTCTGATAATTTATATGCTCGGGTCTTGAATCATACATTATTAATTTCCCTCTTATAGAATCATTATAATCATATTGTATTTGTCTTGTCTTTTGCCCTTTCCTATTTATCCACGTCCCGAATGGAGTAAACtgaaatataaatagtaaAAGACACAAAATAGTTACTTTGtgattataaattttaaaaatatataacttaTAAACTTTAGCATAAATTTTTCACATGGTACAAAAGAAATGTCAATTACCTtgtaaaaaacaaagaacaCCAAAAATATTCCAATAAGGGAAAGAACACTTAAGGATGCCATATAGAAAGGATCCTTTATTAAttcattataattaatttctATATCTTTAGGAGAATGCTCTATCTTTGGAAGATCCTCCTTAACACTGTTTACACGGTAATCCACTGGTACTGGAATTTCTACTTTTGCTAAAGTACTTTCAGTTTTTAAAACACCCgtacaatttaattttgatTGCAGATTATAAGGTTTATACTTTGTatcacatttaaaatattttccacatGTATTAAAGGGTGTATAATCTTTAAAATAAGTACAACAActctttgcatatttttcatataaggTGTTAATACTTTCTGCAGAATTACAGTGCTTCTctttctctccattttcaaAGGATTCTTTAGCATATAAACTATCAAAATTCCTAAAATATTTCAGCAATTGGACTTCTTCATTCCTATCTGTTGAATTTCCGTCAAAATAAAGTAACAAGGTTTACTTTTAATTgtgtattattaatattattcattactCTAGTAAGTTCCATTACAACAGGTCCTATGTCACTGTAATCCGAAGTATAATTAAACATCATACTTAATTTATGATGTGTCCAGTAGGTTAAGTCCAAACAGTAATCATTATAGTTCGTTCtatctttaatttttgataaattttttgcaaaagtctTGCATAATTCATTTATACCAGGATAATccttttctaattttaacatattaaTACAGATTCCACAATAATTATCAATGCCCTCTACACTATCTAAATCGCTAGAATCTGTTtctaaaaataacaaatttaatTCATCACCCTGATAAATAAGCAATAAATTGTTTGTTGTAtatacaaaaagaaaatgattttcaaaaaaaaaaaaactaataaaGGTACTTAACATTgtataaaatttacaaatgaaggcttaaaaattcaattttgggaaaaaataaataatgtttatatacaatttcattaattttcatatatattaaccTTTCGTTGTGTATGTTGTGGATTCGGATTTTCATTTCCAGGAGAActctgttctttttttaacaagaattcaatatttttacctggacaatttgtttttaagaAATCTAAATCATCAtcc includes the following:
- a CDS encoding hypothetical protein (putative); its protein translation is MGHVTVSFYAPKTDLTDTICLEKYLNILGDAKNKIKELFPELSTNLSEECAAFKKYLEGEKGKLKECYQKTLLPFFLDNDVDLKNTIQKCTNNFQNARNSVDQDKPKGERKKIVVQELQHQKSKQN
- a CDS encoding VIR-like CYIR protein (putative), producing MTLVGFEFLNLKSDDDKANKNSFIKTNICAFIELFFCFNFQEDIYKKLPSYKLYKKIDESITDTTYDNYCAKVNPLDITNDEITKFCQKFARNLKELPTIESIGKNAHDACLSVTYWFYYELNKILGKQGYSAHRERIINSFIDVESKIYNELLNANNKDKCPIEVKTNFEKKKEEKILYDYFNNYNTIFHCNNSSNKEKCSEYCKYVNEIYKKYIENQKKCCGINYLNCGDYFKCNGKYNPLILLNKLNCDIGEEGERLTEKQIRESQENYGNSDLIRSLRYNIFKCNMVKDDYGSSIGFCSVFPSSKYSFENVDNLHFSEEEDEKSRGVPINNGEEEVTTTHSELGSKSTLAAKDTKEAQCPEDKPVKLSSGACVEHNVRTTGVIGLKLIDKVPINRVRNMIKNNMKSNTTSLQVPNLLDDDSADINTLSGVYSMLQKSTFKMIILGVLGLGTIMMFFIYFKVIKNIIFNRNKFLY
- a CDS encoding VIR-like CYIR protein (putative), coding for MLKLEKDYPGINELCKTFAKNLSKIKDRTNYNDYCLDLTYWTHHKLNRNEEVQLLKYFRNFDSLYAKESFENGEKEKHCNSAESINTLYEKYAKSCCTYFKDYTPFNTCGKYFKCDTKYKPYNLQSKLNCTGVLKTESTLAKVEIPVPVDYRVNSVKEDLPKIEHSPKDIEINYNELIKDPFYMASLSVLSLIGIFLVFFVFYKVIDISFVPCEKFMLKFISYIFLKFIITK